Sequence from the Amycolatopsis sp. NBC_00345 genome:
GGTGCCATTACCTTTCGGGTAATGGCCCGCTGCCGAGGCTCGGCCCGGCGGTGGGCGGTGGCGTTACCTCCGGCGTAATCGACGCCGTGCCGCGGCCCCGGCAGTCTTGGCGGCAACGAGGACAGCGAACCCGTTGTCCCCCAGGAGGAACAGGAGCAGCACAGTGTCCGATGTGCACAACACGGTCGAGCAGTACATCGCCGTCTGGAACGAGACCGGCGCCGAGCGCCGGCTGGCCCTCATCGCCGAGCTGTTCACCCCCGAGGCGACCTACACCGACCCGCTGGGCGCGGTCAGCGGCCACGACGGGATCGACGGCTTCATCGCCGGCGCGCAGGCGCAGTTCGCGGGCCTGTCCTTCAGCCTGCCCGCGGCCCCGGACGCCCACCACGACCTGGCGCGGTTCCAGTGGTACCTCAGCGCCCCGGGCGTGACGGAACCGATCGCGATCGGGTTCGACGTGGTGGAGCTGGACGGCGGCCGGATCACCAAGGTGCACGGGTTCCTGGACAAGATCCCGGGCTGACGCCGGATCGCCTCCGGGTGGTGGGCCCGCGTTCCCGCCGGGTCCACCACCTCACGGCGTCCGAGATCAGAGGGGAGCGGGGGCCACATGGTCCAGACCTGCGGGAACGAGCAGCCGGGTGGCCCAGACCGGTGAGAACGAGAGGCCGGGTGGTCCAGACCTGAGACGACCGTATGGTCCAGACCGGCGCCAGCCAAAGGGGCCGGACCACCCCGCGCCGCCGCGTGGTCATCAGGATCAGCCGCGCGGAATCCCGCGTGCCACAAGAAAACCCGGCGAGCCGAGGTGCTCGAGCCGGGGGCCTCCCCACTCTGTCCGTACCCCGAGGGGCGCCTGAGAGTTTCACCCGCGTGGTGAGCCGGGTTTGCACCGTCGGCGGGAGCGGCGGGTGGTTACCTGCCGATCCGCTTTCCAGAGGCGTCTAGTCCGCGCGGTCCGGGGTGCCTGAGAGGTTCCGGGGAGGACTTGCTCCTTCGGCGCCGAGCTCGTGGATGCCGGCTCGGTCTCTCCCGCGCGGGTTCGTCGACCGCGCTTGCTACTTTACCCCCGGCCCGCGGCCGGTGATCACCCGGTGCGGCGGGCGTTGCGGCGCTGGGTGAGCTCGTCCGGCTCGACCGACTCGACGATCCCGCCGTCGGCGCGCTCGGCCTGGAACTCGTGGATCGTGCCGCTGATCTCCTGCATGGCGCCGCTGACCGCGATGCCGAACACGCCCTGCCCGCCTTGGAGCAGATCGACGATCTCCTCCGGCGAGGTGCACTCGTACACCGTGGTGCCGTCGGAGAACAGGGTCACGCGCGCGAGGTCACGCACGCCCCGCAGCCGCAGGTGCTCCACCGCGACGCGGATGTTCTGCAGCGAGACCCCGGTGTCCAGCAGCCGCTTGACCACCTTGAGCACCAGGATGTCCTTGAACGAGTACAGCCGCTGCGAGCCCGAGCCGTGCGCGGTCCGGATGCTCGGGGCCACCAGTTTCGTCCGGGCCCAGTAATCGAGCTGCCGGTAGGTGATCCCCGCGATCTGGCACGCGGCGGGGCCGCGGTAGCCGACCAGCTCGTCCGGCAACGAGGCGTCGGGGAACAGCTCGCCCTGCTCGCCGTCGGCGGCACGAACAGGCGGCCTCTCCGGACTACCAGCCTCGACCACGCAAGCCTCCCCTCGCCCGACCTGGCGGCCGGCGAATGACAGCCGGTCGAGCCCAGGAGCGGGATCGGCCGGGGAGAACCACCACGATCGCGCCCCAGTCAGCGAATCACATCGCGGCGATTTACCGCCTTCGACGGTAAGCCCGCACCGCGGGGCGGTCAACGCGACGCGCGGCGCACCTCAAGCCCGTCTTGAGCCTTTGGTCCGTTCGCCGTACGGATTTGCCCATTTTTACTCAGCCGTGTTACTTTTTACTCATGCGAGTAAACTTCGACACGCAAGCCGAACTCGGGCTGAGCGTCACGGAGGCGACGACCCGGGCGCAGATCATCAGCGCCACCATCGCGACGATCGCCGGCCACGGGTACACCCGGACCACGTTCTCGAAGATCAAGGAGCGCGCGGGCCTGAGCAGCACGCGGATGATCTCCTACCACTTCACGAACAAGGCGGGCCTGATGCAGGCCGTGCTGAGCACGGTCTCCGAGACCAAGGCGATGTTCCTGCGGCAGCGCAGCGCCGGGGTCGACCCCGGCGACCGGCCGGGCAACCTGCGCGCGCACATCGAGACGTCGGTGGCGTTCCTGCGCGACTACCCCGAATGCGTCCGGGTGCTGGTCGAGTTCGGCGCCAACGCCGAGGACGCGGACGGCTGGGCGATGACCCCGGTGCTGGTCACGGAGCTGCGCGTCGGCGCCGTGCACCGGCAGCTCAAGCAGGGCCAGGCGGAGGGGGCGTTCGGCGAGTTCGCGCCGGAGGTGATGGCGATGTCCATCGCCCAGGCCATCGACGGCGTGGCGGCGGCGTACGCGGCGGACCCGTCGACCGACCTCGATCGCTACGGCCGGGAACTCGCGGACCTGTTCGAGCGCGCGACCGCGCCGACCGGAAAGAGCTGATCCCGCCGAAGTCCCTGAAGGCCACCATGAGGGCATATCCGACCCTCATGGTGGCCTTCAGGGATCCTTGGGGATCAGAGCTGACGCCGACGGGAAAGCACGCCGGGAGTCAGGTGGCGAACGCGTCCGTGCTCCGGCCGCGTTCGCCCGCACGGCTCAGGTGTCGGCGCCGCGGAAGTCTTCGGGTGAGACGGAGTCGAGGAACTCGCGGAACTTCTCGACCTCGTCCTCCTGCTCGTCCGGGATGATCAGGCCGGCCTCTTCCAGCACCGCGTCCACGGCGTGGATGGGCACGCCGATCCGCAGCGCCAGCGCGACCGAGTCGCTCGGGCGGGCGGAGACCCGGATGTCGCCGTCGAAGACGAGCTCGGCGAAGAAGGTGCCTTCCTTCAGGTCGGTGATCACGACCTGCTCCAGCTCGCGGCCGAGCGCCCCGATGACCTCTTTGAGGAGGTCGTGGGTCAGTGGCCGGGCCGGGCGGACTCCCTGCTGCTCCAAGGCGATGGCGGTGGCTTCGACCGAGCCGATCCAGATCGGCAGGTACCGCTCGCCCTCGGTCTCCCGCAGCAACAAGATCGGCTGATTCGCGGGCAGCTCCACCCGCACGCCGACGACGCGCATCTCGCTCATCGGGCTTCGCCTCCCTCTCGTGCACACGGGCTGCAGCGCTTGCGACGTACTAGCGCCGATGGTTCCGACGCTACCCGTCATCCGGGCGCTGTGCTCGCTAGTGGCGGACTTTCACAGTTCGCGGCGCCGCAAACCGTTCCCCTCACGGTACGGCATACGGACGCGAACATTCAGTCATTGACATTCGACAGGAAAAGGGTTTCACGGCATAACAGCCGGTTCAACCCCCGGTGACGCCCCGGATCCCGGCTTTGACGAGGAGCGTGTGCAGCGT
This genomic interval carries:
- a CDS encoding nuclear transport factor 2 family protein, whose amino-acid sequence is MSDVHNTVEQYIAVWNETGAERRLALIAELFTPEATYTDPLGAVSGHDGIDGFIAGAQAQFAGLSFSLPAAPDAHHDLARFQWYLSAPGVTEPIAIGFDVVELDGGRITKVHGFLDKIPG
- a CDS encoding bifunctional nuclease family protein; translated protein: MSEMRVVGVRVELPANQPILLLRETEGERYLPIWIGSVEATAIALEQQGVRPARPLTHDLLKEVIGALGRELEQVVITDLKEGTFFAELVFDGDIRVSARPSDSVALALRIGVPIHAVDAVLEEAGLIIPDEQEDEVEKFREFLDSVSPEDFRGADT
- a CDS encoding TetR/AcrR family transcriptional regulator, yielding MRVNFDTQAELGLSVTEATTRAQIISATIATIAGHGYTRTTFSKIKERAGLSSTRMISYHFTNKAGLMQAVLSTVSETKAMFLRQRSAGVDPGDRPGNLRAHIETSVAFLRDYPECVRVLVEFGANAEDADGWAMTPVLVTELRVGAVHRQLKQGQAEGAFGEFAPEVMAMSIAQAIDGVAAAYAADPSTDLDRYGRELADLFERATAPTGKS
- a CDS encoding MerR family transcriptional regulator; its protein translation is MVEAGSPERPPVRAADGEQGELFPDASLPDELVGYRGPAACQIAGITYRQLDYWARTKLVAPSIRTAHGSGSQRLYSFKDILVLKVVKRLLDTGVSLQNIRVAVEHLRLRGVRDLARVTLFSDGTTVYECTSPEEIVDLLQGGQGVFGIAVSGAMQEISGTIHEFQAERADGGIVESVEPDELTQRRNARRTG